The Tripterygium wilfordii isolate XIE 37 chromosome 21, ASM1340144v1, whole genome shotgun sequence genome segment CTGGGTATACGACATGGCCAGTTCATATGGTGTGCCCAGgccaataaaattattaataagctcAGCGACAGTGCTCATGTGTGACGGTGGCCGCGAGATGATAACTAAACCCCTCAAAACATTCTTCTATACGCCCATTTTTTGCATGTGCGCCCATTCTTCTCTTCCTATCCTCATCCACCCCCTCTATTCTCTTCCTCTCCTCGGGTGTCAGGACGTAATAGCAAAAGGAGTGGGACCCTTGCTTGTCTATCGGGGCAGTGACACACCGACATTGATCGACCGATGGAGGTGGAGCTTGTCCTCTTCATCAATTTTGATTTGGACATTTTCTAGGTCAAAAAATCTTATTCAACTTGTAATTTAATGGGTGGTGGTTTGGCTGTAGATTTTGAATGGTTGTTTGGTGGGGGGTATTGTTTGTTTGCACTTTGCAGGACCAGATTGTTGTCACAAATATAtaaatctaaattttttttttttcatctcaacTTGAAGCACTTTATTGTGTATATGGTATATGCTTCTGAACTCTTGTACAAGTTCTAGGTAGACTATTGCCTTTTGCAAAATACTTAGTCTGGCATTTTTTGAATTAGATTAATGTTGAAAATGAAGCCACTACATGATCGGAGAGAAGAAATGGTCCAGACcacgaaaagaaagagagaaagagaatgaGGGGAGGAAGAGAAGGCGCGAAcgaggagaggaagagaagaatgGGCGCACTTGCAAAAAATAGGCAGATACAGGAATGACTGAGGTTTACCTCCGTTAGTTATCATCCTCGTGGACACTGTTACACATGAACGTCACTAACAAATTATGTGTGATATTTTATTGGCTCGGGCATACCACATCAGATGAACAAGTGGTTTACCCGGACCACGTAATAATTTCACAATTTGGTCACTGACTTCAAAAAAGCTTCAATTTTATCACTTATTTTTTTAGATTTGTTTCTATTAATCAATTTCGATCTGTCAATTGCCGCACATTGTTTATGTGACATTTGACTTTCGATTTTGACCGACTTGGCGACGTTGCTTAAaatgacatgaattttttttaaaaaattaaattaaattaaattatctCTTCTACCGCTCAATACCCAATAGAAATGGAACTACAGCGTGAAGAAATTGAAGCTTCGTCTTCGAACTGAATCTGAAGCTTTCGGTTCTTCTCCACCATATAACTACAATTCAAGTAAAAAATGACATGATTAAAAATTGAATCACAACAATATCCTAATCCTCACAatcaaataaccaaaaaaagcACCCGTATGAAATTCAACTaaatagatgaagaagaaggataaATTCTAAGTAGTGTTGGGCACAAAACTGTTATCTGAACCATTAAGGCCAAATTGAAAATTGGACCAGAATTAGTAGTTTGGTAATTGTAGAAATCGAAACCAAATCAtctaacatcaaaatcaatgacTCTGATTTATTGTTTTTGAGGTCCGGTTTCGGTTTTAGGATAAACTTCTCAATTAAAGAAGAAACAACACAATAAAATGTCACAGTCTAACTATGATCTACCGAAATAATTcggaaactgcacaaaaacaaccATATTAAAATGTCATTTATAGTTTTACACAACACCAATTACCAATAGCCTGGAAAGAGGACCGACGAGAGAGAGGTGTGGCAAGAGAGGTGACGACGGTGATAAGAGAATCTAATAGTTATCGACCTATTGCATGGATTGGGAGCTAGGTTTTCAGTTTGGGTCTTTGGGACTTGCCAACCTATTGCCTTGTTGCATTTAGGGGTGTCATTTAATATTTGATATTCAATAGTACACTTACATATCGACGGTGGATAATAAATATCAAATACATTTCATATCATTGGTCTTGTTCGATTAACCGTTGATTTTACAGATATGGAACCAAGGACTGGACAGACAGGGTCTCCTGTGACTACCACTTGAACGAGTCAATCGGAGGAGCGATCGCCCTAACACAGTTGGGTTCGGTTAGTAACATCGTTTGACCAAACAAAGTCAACAAACCAATCAAGATTGGGCTGATTCGGTTAACCGTTGATTTTATAGATATGAAACTGTGGACCAGGCAGACTAACACGGTTGTGTCCGGTTGGTAACATTGTTTGACCAAAAAGAGTCAACTAACCAATCCAGACCGGACCGATTAGTCCGTTTTAAGGTTTCAGTTAGGGTTATGGGTTCATTTGGTCATCCctaatagtgtgtttggattgaaggatttgaggGGGAAGGAAAGAGAGGGGGAAAGAAGTTTCTTTCCAAttcctttgtttggatagtttataaaaaatcaaGAGGATGAATTTaaaaggaattggagggaagatttcattaaatttttgtaaaaattctttctccccaaaatggagtcatttggatggaagggatgactaattaagttatttatatgttaaaaacctattttacccttgtacataacactttcaacataaaaataaggataaattagtaaattaaactaattttctttcatttcttttttttatttatccaaacatgggagagggaaaaatattattcttttccttctcttcccttccctccccctcccccaaatccctcaatccaaacacattctaaTTCAAGGATTTACTGATTTGGGTCCTTTAGATGGTTTGGGTTTGGCCTGAAAATGATGTAGTTTTGGGCCACAAGAGATTTTTTGTTAACAAACGGAAAATTAGGGCCCATTTGAGTCGGGACTGGTTGGACCAATTGAGGACCAAAAAATAGTTGTTCGCCAAAGGCTGCtcttaaattaaattataattccTTATCTCATTCTTCGTTGAATTGGATATTTAAATTTCATGGAGAAAGTTTTAACATTATTCAACCACCCGTTCCCTCTGACCTTCGCTGTCACGCGGCAGGACGAGTCCCGTCTTCTGCTTCTTCACCAAGAAACTCCTCCATTCAGCATTCTTGTTCTTGATAACGATTAGTTACGATCACGTTTAACTCATTAATACTCGCGTTTGGCGTTTCATAAGCAATCGTAAATCAGATCGCGAAACTCAAAAGTCCAGTTATGGTGCTGCCATTGCTGAAGTTGGGGACTCTAGCTGCCAGAACACTTAGCAAACCAGTTGCTAGCAGGCTCAAGAAACAGGCCGCCTATCAACCTAGGTTCCGGGAGTTCATCATCAGAATTGCCCAGGTAGGTGACATTATATCTCGCGCACATAGACCCAATgtgttttgatttgaaattgagatCAATTTGCAAAAAAATCTCATTTTCGTGGAGGATAATCGGTAAATTTGCAATATATAATTCAAGAGCTGTTCAAGTCTTCTAGGAGATGATTGAATTCCATGATAGATTTTTTCCTGCAGAGAGTAAATGTTTACCCATTCTGCGAGTTCGACGATATATTGTAGGTTTTACTTTTGTTCTGCACTGTTCGTGGTGCTTATACTACATAAGCGAGAGTGTATTTATTGACTAATCTTGTTTTGGCTTGATGCTGATTGTGTGAACAGGCAAACCATCGATTCCAGACGCAGATGCAAAGACGGATCTATAGTCATTCGACTGATGTTGCGATACACCCTTTGAATGAAGAGAAAGCCATTCAGGCTGCTTCAGATCTTATTGGCGAACTCTTTGTGTTCACGGTACTATCTATCTCTTTGGCTCTTATTAGATATTTGCAGAATATTATCAATGCACAATCGGTTACATATTAGTGGCGTAAAATTTAAATCAAGAACAAGGAGTGAAAACTAAAAATCACTGACATTTTCTGTGTGTGTATGTTTTCATGGGAACGTTATTGCTAGGGAATCTTAGGTGCCATTCTGGTTGATGAATCATACTTGGATGAGTTCCTTCTTTTTTCTACCTAGAATTACTTGTACCAAGTGTGATCCCTCTAGAAAGTTACTTTTGATCAATCCTTGTTCTCGTCAATACTAAGAAACCGAACCTGAATTTTTTTACTACATTCGTTAGATAGGGTCTTGTCATTAGCCCAAACGAGGGGAAGGAAAGGAGAAGCGAAGCACTCAGCTCAGAAGATGAAGAGCCTCAAAcataatgagaaagaaaaaaggatagGCCTATTGATTCGAAGTTAGTGGACAATAGCATAGCTCTTTCTGGTCTTATAACTTGTTCTTGCATGCAAATATGCAGTTGTCCATTCATTTTAAGATTCATTCCTTGTGATGAATCTGATTGCGTACCTTTTGGGTTGAGAATCTATTGTGAGTCATGatcatcctaaggcatcaagtatTTGGAACCTTTAAGTAGTACTGTAGTAGTAAGTTGTGTTTCAAGCTTACTATTTAGACCTAAATTGATTTGAGTAACTGAGGGTGTTTCCATCTGTGAGAAAATTAAGTTTGGCTTTGATTCATGATTCTACGGAACTCAAGATAtttcttgaattcttgaaaTAAACTTCCCGTATATGATATCTATAAATATGAAATTTTTCCATATGGTAGCAATATATTAGTCTCTGGCCGGAACCCTTTGCAGGTTAATCATTTCAAATGaattaaaacaaacatttttATGATTGGCTTTAAACTTACTTTATTCTATGGTATTTACTCCATTTGTTGTGTTGGAGAGGAGTGATTTTTAAGAGTTTGGTCGAAGGGAAAGCATGTGTACTCACTCAAGAATTGATTGGAAAGCATGCGTATCCCTGTCTAATTGAGTGGTCCTTTTGGTGCTCATGTTCCTGAACCACCCATGCTGATTAGGCAATCATACGGAAGGACCAATGGTCATTTGTAATTGTGCTTTTGAGTTGTTgatatgaaaaattcattactGCTGACTTCTTTTCTTGTGAGTTTTCCCCTCACAATGATTTACTATTCAAATCATATGTGTAGACGTTTCTGGTGTTCATATCCCATAGGAGGCCAGAAAAGGTGCCAATATCTATTTCAGACCTGGTTTTCTAATTTAGGTTTGGAGTTGGGTTTCAAATTGATGTTAAGTGATAGGAGGAGTGCATGTGCTTGAATACGAGGGAAAAGTATCATGCACCTTGTTGCACCTTTGTTGGGTAGGATCTGGATGAATTTAATTTAACCCCATGACTATAGACTCATATCCATGACTCCAGAAGCTTTCTATAtgtgtttatactttatactgCCCAACTGATAGTATGTGATCAAATTGTCCTTTAATTGCTTATATGGTTGATTTCCCATATATAGGTTGCAGGAGCTGTTGTAATCTTTGAGGTGCAGAGAAGTGCTAGATCAGAAGCCAAAAAGGAGGAAATACGGAAACAAGAACTAGAGGTAACATGAAAACTATATCTTCCATCATAAAATCAGTGAAATccttctgttcttttttttatcacaTCTCATTTTCACCTGAATGATTCCTGTTTTGGGCTCAGTATCTTGAATGCTCCTTAAAATGTCTTTAAATATTATCATCAAATCTTAATCCCTGGTATTTAGGGTCTGCTAAATGTATCTATTGCAAAAATGAGTCTAACACAAGGCACGAACATAAACTGAGGGACTTCCTCCTAAACAGAactttagagtttagagttATGTTAAACATGAAGGCAAACTAACATGAGCTCAATGTGTACCCTTCATGTAGACATATTGGCATGGGAAATGCTTTGGTAGATCCTCCACTTGTAGTTTTCTGGTTTGCCACTTTGGCGGATATATAATTGT includes the following:
- the LOC119988285 gene encoding OPA3-like protein, with the translated sequence MVLPLLKLGTLAARTLSKPVASRLKKQAAYQPRFREFIIRIAQANHRFQTQMQRRIYSHSTDVAIHPLNEEKAIQAASDLIGELFVFTVAGAVVIFEVQRSARSEAKKEEIRKQELEAMRERENELAKELELLRLKLTELEQLAKGKGLSGLFHFKHSQTEGTHLVKPA